TGAAATAGAATGTCAAGCTGTGATCGAAACACGAGCTACCTTCTTCAAGCGAAACCATCACGTTATTTAGATCTAGTTAAAGATTTTTACACGGAACCAACAAAAGACATAGCGGTTGGAAATCCGTTCAATTTCGTTAGGGTCCATGATTTCgcgtgaaaaaactttcgcgttttgACGATTTAGAATTTCCAAAggcataaactttcgcgaaaatgaccaaaaaacgcaaaagttaatgcccgcgaaaatttctgtcCCTAAAGTATTTGGAGAGCCcgtctaaatataaaaagcttaACAAGTCCTAGGGACGAGTTTGAAAGAAGATACATGTGAAAGTAGTTAACcaattactcttttttataaatactGCTTTTTCTTAACATTAACCTTGTccaatattgttttttaagttttacttTGAAGTACTTCTTGCACCTAATTTGGGGAAGAAATAAAAGTAAGGGAAAAATCCCAGCCTTAttataataaacttttttttagcttataTCCTTCAACCCTTTTCCCAGGACTTGTTATACTTTTCGAACCTAAAAAGCCTAAATagtcctggaaacgaggttgcccATGCTTATATTatgctctttttttaaaaaaagattgtgGCAAGCAAAATATAATGCGCTCGTTTGCATGAAAAAAGGGAAAGAAATATTTTGCGAGCGAAATATTCTCTGGGTTtaacattgtttttgtttttatctcatCAAAATCACTAAAAAACATCTGGATAAGTTGTAGTTCTGTTTTGTGTAAAGATTACGAAGAGTTGGTTTGTttagtaagaaaaaaaaaccctAAGGAGATCAAGAAAATATGTTGCTTTGTAAATAGATTAGAAGACAActgaaatacaattaataaataattatttttcttttgtgcgAGGTTAATTAAGTATTCGATTGATTATTTAGCTAGGAatgtattattttaaatatacagtgtttttgttaaaaagaacAACATAATTGCTAAATGGTTTGTTTGAACAGGTCAGAATACAGTAACAAGATATGACAGACAACGCTGCTTTCaaagttttacaaaaatattaccCTGGTGGCTTTTTTGGAAACGATAAAGATGGAAGACCTGTTTTTATCGAGCCGTTAGGTACAGTGGACTTCATTGGAATTTTGCATTCTGCTAAGGTAGAGGACATTGTCGAATTTAAGCGAAGACACTGTGAAGAAGGCAAGCAACGCTGCTTCAAACAAGAAGAAAAACTTGGTAAAGCTCTTGTTACATATACAACGCTATTGTTAGATGCTGAAGGTGGAGGAAGAAAGCATTTGTGGAAACCAGGCCTTAATTCTTATCAAGCTGTAATTCGCATGTACGAAGAGGAGTTTCCCAACTTACGCGAACGAATTATCGTGGTAAATGCGCCCATGATTTTCCCAATCATCTTCGCActtattaaaccttttttaagtCAAGCAACTAAGGACAAAGTCAAAGTTTTCGGAAGTGACTGGAAAGAGTCTCTTTTAAAATACATTGATAAGGACAACCTCCCAGAATATTATGGCGGCACTTGCAAAGACGAGAACGGCAGTCCGAAATGCGAACAGTATATCTGCTACGGAGGAGAGGTGCCCAAATCGTATTACGTGACGGAAAATGTTAATTTTGATTCTTTTGAGACGATCACAGTAAAGGCTGGCTCCAAAGCAACAATAGCGCACGAAGTTAAGATAGCAAACAGTAAAATTAAATACCAATTCATCACGTCTGATTATAACATAGAGTTCTCAGTCGACGTGGAAACAGAAGGCGGAGAAAATATCAACATATACCCCAAAACTAAAAAAGCATCGCATCTTATAATGGAGGAGGGTGAAATAACTTGTAAACAAACAGGGAACTATTTGTTTACGTTTGATAATTCTTACAGTTGGATTAGAGGAAAAGAAGTCTTCTACATGATAAAAGTGGAGGAGAGCTGAAATGGAGAAGAGCCGTTGATAAGAGATTTGCCGAATGATGGACAAAAAATGGACAGCAAAAAATGCATtaagattaatttttaattctatAAAAATAGACTATTGTAGTAAAGTATTATG
The genomic region above belongs to Hydractinia symbiolongicarpus strain clone_291-10 chromosome 4, HSymV2.1, whole genome shotgun sequence and contains:
- the LOC130641866 gene encoding SEC14-like protein 2 gives rise to the protein MTDNAAFKVLQKYYPGGFFGNDKDGRPVFIEPLGTVDFIGILHSAKVEDIVEFKRRHCEEGKQRCFKQEEKLGKALVTYTTLLLDAEGGGRKHLWKPGLNSYQAVIRMYEEEFPNLRERIIVVNAPMIFPIIFALIKPFLSQATKDKVKVFGSDWKESLLKYIDKDNLPEYYGGTCKDENGSPKCEQYICYGGEVPKSYYVTENVNFDSFETITVKAGSKATIAHEVKIANSKIKYQFITSDYNIEFSVDVETEGGENINIYPKTKKASHLIMEEGEITCKQTGNYLFTFDNSYSWIRGKEVFYMIKVEES